A single region of the Sphingobium sp. TKS genome encodes:
- a CDS encoding MFS transporter produces the protein MTPQNQADSRANPGLGSAWWMVAVLFGLYVLSWVDRLIVSMLVTPIKAHLLLSDVQISMITSTSFAIFYAVFGLPLGWASDRFSRRWIIFGGVVIWGIATTACGFAQTYEALLIGRIFVGVGEAALLPAAYSLIADAFPPRLLTRATSTFQMAGKVGSATAFALGGVAIAFATAHTGIHIPFHGPAQPWQLVMMMVGLPGIIFALLLFTFPDPGRRKPPGAASMAASGEIRTFVSRNWKLLALMLVGTSCLAMCGYSMTNWVPAYIERHFGWKPVQYGLALSMMNIVSAVSLVVNGWIVDRLFSGGMKDAHLRFYSWLIIGFLPVVGYMFFATNVYVFLACYCVAQFITVPFMVYVSSVMGLIAPATIRARMLAFFLFVFTILGLGAGPAIVAALTEYVFHDEGALGQSLAVVVTVCSVIALISFRMALRYLAPAIASRKDV, from the coding sequence ATGACCCCGCAGAACCAAGCCGACAGCCGGGCCAACCCCGGCCTCGGCAGTGCCTGGTGGATGGTGGCGGTTCTGTTCGGGCTGTACGTGCTCAGCTGGGTCGACCGGCTGATCGTGTCGATGCTGGTGACGCCGATCAAGGCGCATCTGCTGCTGTCCGACGTGCAGATCAGCATGATCACTTCGACCTCCTTCGCCATCTTTTATGCAGTTTTCGGCTTGCCGCTCGGTTGGGCTTCGGATCGGTTTTCGCGGCGCTGGATCATCTTTGGCGGCGTGGTGATCTGGGGGATCGCGACCACGGCCTGCGGTTTCGCGCAGACCTATGAGGCGCTGCTGATCGGGCGGATTTTCGTGGGCGTGGGGGAAGCGGCGCTGCTACCTGCCGCCTATTCGCTGATTGCCGACGCCTTTCCGCCGCGCCTGCTGACGCGGGCGACCTCGACCTTCCAGATGGCGGGCAAAGTGGGGTCGGCGACGGCCTTTGCGCTGGGAGGCGTCGCGATTGCCTTTGCGACGGCGCATACCGGCATTCACATTCCCTTTCATGGCCCCGCGCAGCCCTGGCAGCTGGTCATGATGATGGTGGGCTTGCCGGGGATCATCTTCGCGCTGTTGCTGTTCACCTTTCCCGATCCGGGCCGCAGGAAACCGCCGGGCGCGGCTTCAATGGCGGCTTCGGGCGAAATCCGAACCTTCGTTTCGCGCAACTGGAAGCTGCTGGCGCTGATGCTGGTGGGCACATCCTGCCTCGCCATGTGCGGCTATTCGATGACCAACTGGGTGCCCGCCTATATCGAGCGGCATTTCGGGTGGAAGCCGGTGCAATATGGCCTCGCGCTCAGCATGATGAACATCGTGTCGGCCGTGTCGCTGGTGGTGAATGGCTGGATCGTCGACCGGCTCTTTTCCGGCGGCATGAAGGACGCGCATTTGCGCTTCTATAGCTGGCTGATCATCGGTTTCCTGCCGGTGGTCGGCTATATGTTCTTCGCCACCAACGTCTATGTGTTCCTGGCCTGCTATTGCGTGGCGCAGTTCATCACCGTGCCGTTCATGGTCTATGTGTCGTCGGTCATGGGGCTGATCGCGCCAGCCACGATCCGGGCGCGGATGCTGGCCTTTTTCCTGTTCGTCTTCACGATCCTTGGCCTCGGTGCGGGGCCGGCGATCGTCGCGGCGCTGACCGAATATGTGTTCCATGATGAGGGCGCGCTGGGACAGTCGCTCGCCGTCGTGGTGACGGTCTGTTCGGTGATCGCCTTGATCTCCTTCCGCATGGCGCTGCGCTATCTGGCGCCCGCCATTGCTTCCCGAAAGGACGTTTGA
- a CDS encoding acyl-CoA dehydrogenase family protein — protein sequence MNFEYSDKVKALQARLIDFMDAHVYPIEKERDHFHHDPANLWKRWPGTEEIKAKAKAAGLWNLFLPHEYGEWSPGLTNLEYAPLAEIMGRVIGSSEYFNCSAPDTGNMEVLARYGTPEQQEKWLKPLLDGTIRSSYVMTEPEVASSDATNVATTIIADGDDYVINGRKWWISGALDPNTKIFILLGKTPNDGPRHQQHSQILIPAGTPGIEIIRPLDVMNAVHSPGGHAEMVFKDVRVPKENLILGEGRGFEIAQGRLGPGRIHHCMRLIGQAQRALEYMARRVESRVAFGRKLADQGSIRQDIALSFCEIEQARLLTLKAADAMDRYGNKIAKDLIAAIKIVAPRMTQTVADRAMQVFGGIGISSDFPPAAAFMNARYLRFADGPDEVHMAQLGKLKIAELNQLPVR from the coding sequence ATGAACTTCGAATATTCCGATAAGGTGAAAGCGCTGCAAGCGCGGCTCATCGATTTCATGGACGCCCATGTCTATCCGATCGAGAAAGAGCGCGACCATTTCCACCATGACCCGGCGAACCTGTGGAAGCGCTGGCCGGGCACGGAGGAGATCAAGGCCAAGGCCAAGGCAGCCGGTCTGTGGAACCTGTTCCTGCCGCATGAATATGGCGAATGGAGTCCCGGCCTAACCAATCTGGAATATGCACCGCTGGCCGAGATCATGGGGCGCGTGATCGGGTCGTCGGAATATTTCAACTGCTCGGCGCCCGACACCGGCAATATGGAAGTGCTGGCCCGCTACGGCACGCCGGAGCAGCAGGAGAAGTGGTTGAAGCCGCTGCTCGATGGCACGATCCGCTCCTCCTATGTGATGACGGAGCCGGAGGTCGCCTCTTCGGATGCGACCAATGTCGCCACCACCATCATCGCGGATGGCGACGATTACGTCATCAATGGGCGCAAATGGTGGATTTCGGGCGCGCTCGATCCCAATACCAAAATCTTCATCCTGCTGGGGAAGACCCCCAATGACGGGCCGCGCCACCAGCAGCATTCGCAGATCCTGATCCCGGCCGGCACGCCCGGCATCGAGATCATCCGCCCGCTCGATGTGATGAACGCCGTGCATTCGCCCGGCGGTCATGCGGAAATGGTGTTCAAGGATGTGCGCGTGCCCAAGGAGAACCTGATCCTTGGCGAAGGGCGCGGCTTCGAGATCGCGCAGGGACGACTTGGGCCGGGCCGTATCCATCACTGCATGCGGCTCATCGGGCAAGCGCAGCGGGCGCTGGAATATATGGCGCGGCGGGTGGAAAGCCGGGTCGCTTTCGGGCGCAAGCTCGCGGATCAGGGGAGCATAAGGCAGGATATCGCCCTCTCCTTCTGCGAGATTGAGCAGGCGCGGCTGCTGACGCTGAAGGCCGCCGATGCGATGGACCGCTATGGCAACAAGATCGCCAAGGACCTGATCGCCGCCATCAAGATCGTCGCGCCGCGCATGACCCAGACGGTGGCGGATCGGGCCATGCAGGTGTTCGGCGGCATCGGCATTTCGAGCGATTTCCCACCCGCCGCCGCCTTCATGAATGCGCGCTACCTGCGCTTCGCGGATGGCCCGGACGAGGTTCACATGGCGCAGCTTGGCAAGCTCAAGATTGCTGAACTCAACCAATTGCCGGTGCGCTGA
- a CDS encoding SDR family NAD(P)-dependent oxidoreductase, translating to MTNELDFTGKTVLVVGGSSGIGNGMAQAFRQRGAQVHVWGTRTSAADYAGEEGSDLEGVGYTQVDVSDAAAIAAAPVPFDRLDVLIHSQGAVLYRRQEFEAEGWNKVMAVNLDSILHISNLCREALAAAKGAIIVVSSIGAFKATFGNPAYAASKAGAVNLVRALAIAWAGDGIRVNGIAPSLVDTKMTKVTMDNDERRTRALAKIPLGRFGSVEEMAGVALFLASPLSGYICGQTLVVDGGLTLT from the coding sequence TTGACCAACGAACTCGACTTCACCGGAAAGACGGTGCTGGTGGTCGGCGGATCGAGCGGCATCGGCAACGGCATGGCGCAGGCCTTCCGCCAGCGCGGTGCGCAGGTGCATGTCTGGGGCACGCGGACCAGCGCGGCCGACTATGCGGGCGAGGAAGGCTCCGACCTCGAAGGCGTCGGCTATACGCAGGTCGACGTCAGCGATGCGGCAGCGATTGCAGCGGCGCCGGTGCCTTTCGACAGGCTCGATGTGCTGATCCATTCGCAGGGGGCCGTGCTCTACCGGCGGCAGGAGTTCGAGGCCGAGGGCTGGAACAAGGTGATGGCGGTCAATCTCGACTCCATCCTGCATATTTCCAATCTGTGCCGGGAAGCGCTGGCGGCCGCCAAGGGGGCGATCATCGTCGTCAGTTCCATCGGCGCGTTCAAGGCGACCTTCGGCAACCCCGCCTATGCGGCGTCCAAAGCGGGCGCGGTCAATCTGGTGCGGGCGCTGGCGATTGCCTGGGCGGGCGACGGCATCCGCGTCAACGGCATCGCGCCGAGCCTGGTCGATACCAAGATGACCAAGGTGACGATGGACAATGACGAGCGGCGGACCCGAGCGCTGGCGAAGATTCCCCTGGGCCGCTTCGGGTCGGTCGAGGAGATGGCGGGCGTGGCGCTTTTCCTCGCCTCTCCCCTCTCCGGTTATATTTGCGGGCAGACTCTGGTCGTCGACGGCGGCCTCACGCTCACCTGA
- a CDS encoding phosphotransferase family protein, translating to MESAVDIESLAAWMTDQGLGSGPLMDVTPLAGGTQNILLRFSRDGRDYVFRRPPAHPRPNSNETMRREARVLRALAGTAVPHPGLIADCSDESVLGVAFYLMEPVDGFNPVGQLPEPHASSPAMRHAMGLALVDGIAALGAQDHQALGLADFGKPENFLGRQVDRWRSQLAGYGEFDGWTGPEALPSVGAVGDWLERHRPDRFMPGIMHGDYHLANVMYRNDGPELAAIIDWELATIGDPLLDLGWVLATWPDGKSESTVSVKPWNGFPAAGELVTRYAEGSARDLSAVDWYHVLACYKLGILLEGTYARACAGKAPRETGDKLHGRAIHLFERAEALIR from the coding sequence GTGGAATCAGCGGTCGACATCGAGTCGCTGGCGGCGTGGATGACGGATCAGGGGCTTGGCTCCGGCCCGTTGATGGACGTGACGCCGCTTGCGGGAGGGACGCAGAACATCCTGCTGCGTTTCAGCCGTGATGGGCGCGATTATGTGTTCCGTCGCCCGCCCGCGCATCCCCGTCCCAACAGCAATGAGACGATGCGGCGGGAGGCACGCGTGCTGCGCGCTTTGGCCGGGACAGCAGTGCCGCATCCGGGACTGATCGCGGATTGTAGCGATGAGAGCGTGCTGGGCGTCGCCTTCTATCTGATGGAGCCGGTGGATGGCTTCAATCCGGTGGGACAATTGCCCGAACCCCATGCCAGTTCGCCGGCGATGCGCCATGCCATGGGGCTGGCTCTGGTGGATGGGATCGCGGCCCTGGGCGCGCAGGATCATCAGGCATTGGGCCTGGCCGATTTCGGGAAGCCGGAGAATTTCCTCGGGCGGCAGGTCGATCGCTGGCGATCGCAGCTTGCGGGCTATGGCGAGTTTGACGGGTGGACGGGGCCGGAGGCGTTGCCCTCCGTCGGCGCGGTAGGGGATTGGCTGGAACGGCATCGGCCCGACCGCTTCATGCCCGGCATCATGCATGGCGACTATCATCTGGCCAATGTGATGTATCGCAATGATGGGCCGGAACTGGCGGCGATCATCGATTGGGAACTGGCGACGATCGGTGATCCGCTGCTGGACCTGGGATGGGTGCTGGCGACCTGGCCGGATGGGAAATCGGAAAGCACGGTATCGGTGAAACCCTGGAATGGGTTCCCGGCCGCGGGCGAATTGGTCACGCGCTATGCGGAGGGATCGGCGCGCGATCTGTCGGCTGTCGATTGGTATCATGTGCTGGCCTGCTACAAGCTCGGCATCCTGCTGGAGGGCACTTACGCCCGCGCCTGCGCTGGCAAGGCGCCGCGCGAGACCGGCGACAAGCTCCACGGCCGCGCCATCCATCTTTTCGAGCGCGCTGAAGCGCTGATCCGCTGA
- a CDS encoding TetR/AcrR family transcriptional regulator, producing MVRLQLAKADDVTRSAAAEQLKKVALRLFAERGVDGVTVREIAAAAGQKNHGAVGYYFGSKEALVRAIVMDGAVALDRERNAALDSLEREGGPRTIREVVDILVQPVLGLPDEHYVQFIVIFAMTHRDMMLDAIDPAWNIAYGRCLDHLRRLMPHLSPGLQNQRFVFMGAYISAVLSARQRALVDHSRAHPMWGSDSSLEHFMQSLVALLDAPADLPQEMLDGIGGGAGAIPEQPGPVG from the coding sequence ATGGTCAGACTTCAACTTGCCAAGGCCGATGACGTCACGCGCAGCGCCGCTGCGGAGCAGCTCAAGAAGGTCGCCCTGCGCCTGTTCGCGGAACGGGGCGTGGATGGCGTCACCGTGCGGGAGATCGCGGCGGCGGCGGGGCAGAAGAATCACGGCGCTGTCGGCTATTATTTCGGGTCGAAGGAAGCGCTGGTGCGGGCCATCGTCATGGACGGCGCGGTGGCGCTCGACCGGGAACGCAACGCCGCGCTCGACTCGCTGGAGCGGGAGGGCGGACCCCGCACGATCCGGGAGGTCGTGGATATCCTTGTCCAGCCGGTTCTTGGCCTGCCCGATGAGCATTATGTCCAGTTCATCGTGATCTTCGCAATGACCCACAGGGACATGATGCTGGACGCGATCGATCCGGCGTGGAACATCGCCTATGGCCGCTGCCTCGATCATTTGCGCCGCCTGATGCCGCATCTGTCGCCTGGACTTCAGAACCAGCGCTTCGTGTTCATGGGCGCATATATCAGCGCGGTCCTTTCGGCGCGGCAGCGCGCCCTGGTCGACCATAGCCGCGCGCATCCGATGTGGGGTAGCGACTCCAGCCTCGAACATTTCATGCAGTCGCTGGTCGCCCTGCTGGACGCGCCCGCCGATCTCCCGCAGGAAATGCTCGACGGTATTGGTGGAGGCGCGGGCGCAATCCCCGAGCAGCCGGGGCCGGTCGGCTGA